In Thermofilum pendens Hrk 5, the sequence AGAACTCCTTCGTGAAAACCGAGACCGCGGACTCATCTCCATCGAATATTCCTACGTAGGCTTTCGACACCTCTCCACCCTCACGGATGGGTACGAGCAGTGTGTCCAGCGCTACCAGCTTCAGATGCCTGCCAGGCTTCGGAACAAACATTTCTTCGCCATAAAACACAACCTTAATCCTCCTCTTCTGCAACACGTATTCGAGGAGCCTTTTGGTGAACGCCTTCGCTACCTCCCAGTCCCCCGAGAATGAAAGCCACTCGCTGTAAGCTTCTTCGTCGCGCAGTAGGAGGTATATCTCTGCCAGCTCGGAAGGCTTGTAGTCGTCTATCTCCCTGTATACCTTGAACCAGTCCATCTTCTCGATGAAGCCCGCGCACTCCTCCTCCCATATTACGACTGTTTTCCTGCCGCCCAGCGCCGAGAATGAGAAGGAAAACGTATGTAGCGGCATGTTGTAGCGTTCCCTCAGAAAGACCGATAGGAAAGCAGCCCCGAGCCTTATGTTCTTCAGCTCGTCGCCGGGGTTCAGCTCGTAGAGCTCGCCGTACGTGAAGTCGCTGTACCTCCCGGCGACGAAGCCCGGAACCTCAATTGTCCTCTTCCTGCGGTAAATGAACGTCTTGCCGGAGAGGCTAAGCAGAGATCCTCGTTCGCTTTCAACGTGCCAAACCACCTTGTACGGGAGCTTTATGTACATGCCAAAGCCTCCAGTCGGCGGTATAACGTTGCTTATCGCCTCCGATCGAACGCTCCCCTTCATGTAGTCCGAGTAGAGGCTGGGCTTTTCTCCCCACTGGAGCTTCGTCTTCTTGTACTCCTCCAGAGCATAAGCTATAGCGTCGTGCGCGTAAAGCACGCTCTCCCTTATAGGGGATACCTCTATCCTCCTTACTGCTCGCCCCCTGCTTCCACCCAGCAGGATCCCGGTAACCAACCCGTCGGAGGTATAGTCGAAGCAGCCAACCTGGAACTTCTCCACGAGGTCAGAGAACGATACATCCTCAAGGTACTTCTCCCCGGACTCGTCCCTGTAAACCCTCTTGACGCCGAACGGGGGTGCATACTCGTAGAAGTTAATGTAGTACCATGCTTGTTCGCCCTTCTTGGTCAGCTCCCCGTTCTCAAGGAGCCCCAACCCTTCCAGGAACTCCGCCTCCTCCTTGGAGAGGCTTCTGCCCGATTTCAGCTTGAAGATCAAGTAGAAGAGTAGAGAGTACTTGTTGTCCTTGTTTACCAGCGTTACCTCTAGCGGCGCGTTAACCCACTTCACAAAAAGGTCGACGCCCCTCGATAGGAGCTCGCGGTCCCACCTCGTGTGCGGTATGATTACAGACTCCGTGAACTCCTGCTCCAACCGTCTACCCTTCCTGCCTTCCTTCTGGTAGAATTCGCGAACCTCCTCCGGTAACCCAAGGTGAACAACGCGGACAACGTTACCTATGTCAATACCCTGGCTCAGCGTTCTCGGCGAGAGTACTACGCGTACGGCTCCCTCCCTTATCTTCTCCTCTACCTCCCTCCTCTTCGACTTAGCGACGAGGTGGTGGTGAACAGCCACGCGCCCCGCTAACTCTTCTCCAACTCTGTGCCTGAGCTTTCGGTAAACCTCCTCCGCCTTGTTAATGCTACCCGTGAACACTATCGTGACGCCGTCGTCGTAGAGGTAGTTCTCCAGTATCTCCACGGGGTCTACGCTCGGCGAGGGAGGATCCACACCCACAGCTCTCAGGGCTTCGAGCACCTTGTAGAGGTTGCGCTGAAAGTAGTCGAAGTCTTCTAGGGCCTTCCTGATGTCCTCGCCCGCGCCGGCGTTCAGTAACTCCTCGTAGTGTTCCCTGGCGAATTCCCAGAGTTTGTCCAGGTTCTTTCCGAGGACGAGGATGTACCTGTTTTCTCTCTTGAAAGGTTTCCCCTCCACCACGGCGCACTCCCTTCCGTTCATTCCCCGCATGATGTCGCAGAACTCCGAGGGGTTCGAAAGCCCGGCTGTGAGGACTGCGAACTGTAGGGTAGGGCGTAGCTCCGAGAGAATCTTCATAATCGAGACAAGCAGGGCTAGCTCTCTGGGGCTGTAGAAGTCGATCTCGTCTAGGACGAGAAGATCCAACTGCTGAAAAAAGCTGAAAAGAGTACAGGTGGACGGCTTTGTAGCTAGGCGTTTAAGGTCCATCAACAGGAAGGCGGGGTTCGTTACCACTATGTCAGACTCCGAGAGAGCAGACCTTATGCCCGAGGACTTTAAACCCTTCTCGAACATCTCGGACTTCGACGTAGCATCTATCTGGGAGACCCTTACCCCCAGGCTCTGCGAGTAGTCCTTCAGCCTCGCCAGCTGGTCAGAGGCTAGTGCCAGCGTAGGGTAGACTGCCAAGGCACGCTTCTTACTCTTCACCACGTACAGGAACCATGCCTCTGTTTTCCCGCTACCCGTACCGGCTTTCAGAACGACGTTCTTCCCTTCGCTTAACGCCTTGAAGGCTTCTACCTGGTGCTTGTAGAGCTTTCTGCCCAACAAGGCTGCAAGCCTCCCCGAGGCTTTCTCAACGCCCAATATGTCCGCGAAGCTGACGTCCGCTGTCTCGGGCTCCGAGGGGGGCTCTCTAAACGCATAGTACCTGTAGCCCAGCTTTTGCAATATCTCCTCTGAGTTCAGCATTACCGGTAAGACTACACGCTAGGCACTTAAACCCTTTTGTACGTGAAGCTTATATCGTCGTGTACACTAGCTAGCCGATGATACATGCATCCGCTACTGGCATGGCTGCTAAGCATAGCTAGAGGCGTGGGGGGCTACCTGGGCATATTCGTCATATCCATCCTGGGAAACCTCATCCCATTCATACCCATACCGTACCTAGTAGCCGTTTACCTCTACGCCGCCTACGTGCCCGGCTCTAACCCGTTCCTCGTAGGCGTGGTGAGCGGTGTGGGAGCGGGCGTTGGAAAGCTCCTCGTTTACCTGTTCAGCCGGGGAGGGGCACGCCTGTTCATGAGCCAAGAGTCGAGAGAAAGGTTCGAGAAGATAGGGAAAATGCTCGGTAACTATGGAGCAATAGCGGTATTCCTATTCGCTGTAACGCCATCGCCGGACGATGCAATCATAATACCGCTGGGAATGATGGGGTACCATCCCTTGAAGTTCTTCGCAGCCGTTACGGCAGGCAAGATAATAATCAGCATAGCCACGGCATTCGCGGGGAAAGCGGTCTTCCAGCTAGCCGGGGAAAACTTCCTCGAAAGCCTAGCCACTTCAATAGCGCTCTTCGTCGTAGTGATGCTTTTAATCTACCTTCTAGACTGGGAGGCCATACTGAGCGATCTTGGAAGCAAGGGGGCGAGAGGCTTTCTGGAAGACCTGCGCAGAGAAGGTTTCTCGAAATACATGAAGTACCGCACGAGCGCGCGCTAAACGGAAAAAACCTTATATGTAGAGCAACACGTGGCTTCGTTGTGACACACCAGGACTACAAGTACGAGCTCGAAGTGATCAAGCTCGAAAAGCCGATGAAGGTAGACGAGAAACTTCTAGAAGACCTGAAAAATGCGAGAATCTCGCGTAAAATGATCTCCGAGATGAAGAAAGAGGCCGTCCAGTGCCCGATTTTAGGGCGTCAGGTATCCTTCCTCCAGTGCTACAACTGTAAGAACTTCGTTAGGAGAGTTCGCGGGCGCGTTTTCTGCAGGGGAGACCCCCTCTAGCGGAAAGTTTTTCGAGAAGCGAAGGCGGAGGGACTAGAGAAGCTCGAAGTCGGCACCCTTGAGTAAGGTTTTTCCGAGGAATCCTCGCGCATAAGGTTGTGAATCTCCCAGAAGATGTCGAGATCCTTGGGAGAAAGTACAAGCTTTCCTTGACTCCTGAAGAGCTGAAAAGGTTGCTGGAGGAAAGCAAGAAGGTTCTATCCTCTGATCCACCTCTGGTGGAGGTAAAGGGGAAAAGGGTTCTATTCGTTGGAGACACGCACGGCGACGTAGAGAGCACAATCAACGCGTTTAGAGAGGCAGCAGATGTCTACGTGTTCCTCGGCGACTACGTGGACAGGGGTCGTTACCAGCTTGAGAACATAGTTCTTCTCCTACAAGTGAAGCGGGACAACCGTGAAAGGATCGTTCTCCTCAGGGGGAACCATGAGACAAGGTCTATGAACATGGTGTACGGGTTTCTACGCGTCGTAATTACGAGGTACGGCGAGCGTATGTACGATCTCTTCGAAGAAGTATTCTCGCAGATGAGCTACGGAGCCCTGGTAAACCGCGAGGTTCTCGCTGTTCACGGAGGAATACCCAAGGGGCTATCCCGGGTCGAGGAAATCCAAAGTCTCAAGAAAGAGCAGGAGCCCTCAGACCCCAGAACTTTCCAGCTACTATGGAACGACCCAGACGAGGGAATCACCGGGTTTGAGCCAAGCCCTAGAGGTGAGGGTATCTACCTCTTCGGGGAGGACGTCGCGAGGCGCTTTTTAGACGAAAACGGGTTGAAGCTCCTCGTACGCGGGCATGAGCCTGTTCAGGAGGGTGTGAAGTTCCTCTTTGGCGAAAGAGTTGCGACCGTGTTTAGTTGCAGGTACTACGGCATAACTCCCACCGCCTTGCTTCTCGACGGGGAAGAAAGAAGACGTATTCGCCTGGATGAGGGAAAACGTTGATGTGTCCCGGCCTAGTAGGTTACCCTTAGCTTGAACTCCGCTTTTTTACCCGGGTTCCAGTTGCTAACTGGTCTGTAGTACCCCACTATCCTGCTCCAGTGTTCCACCTCGCTGGAGCCGCAGTGAGGACAGCCGTCGAGGTAACCGGTGGTGCTCCTGCCGCACTTCCTGCAGACAGTTATCGTCGGAGTTATGCTGAAGTATACTACCTTCGTGTTCGTAGCAATCCTGTACACGAGGTTCCGTAGCGCTTTCGGGTCGGGTTGCTCGTGTAGGAACAGGTGCATCATGACGCCGCCGGTGAACTCCTGCTGGACGTACCCCTCCCATATCGCCCTTTGGTACATCGGGACGTCGGCGTAGTACGGGACCACGCTGTTGCTGTAGAACGGCGCCTTCCCATCGCTCGGTATCAGCACCTCGCCCCTGGCGTGCTCCTCCTTGAAGAGCTGCAGGTCGGCGAGCGCCAGCTTGTAGCCTGTACTCTCACCTGGGATCTCCTCGACGTTGTAGAGGTACCCGTCCCTCTCCTCCAGCTCCGAGGCTCTCTCTCTTATCAGTGAGACCATCTTCTTCTCTATCTCCACCGCCTCTTGTAACTCCCCGACGCCGCCCTCGAACCACACCTTGGGGTTCCTCATGAAGTTCGCGGCGGCTTCCGGGAGCCCTATCACCCCTATAGTGTTAAAGTGGTGGTTAAAGTGGCCTAGGTAGGTCTTTGTTAGAGGCATGAGGCCTGCCGCCAGTGTTTTCTCGTACCTCTTCCTCCATGTGAGTAGCACGTCCCTCGCGTTCTTCAGCAAGGAGTCTAGTAACTCTTCAAAGAGCGGCCACTCGCCCTTGCTGAGCGCCGCGAGGCGCGGCAGGTTTAGAGTGACGACCCCAATACTCCCAGTAGCGTCCGGCAGAGCCCATATACCGTAGGTCCTGCTGTTCTCTCGAGACTTCATGAACTTCTCGAAGGCGTCCTCCTCGTCTGCACGTGAGAGTTTGAGGCTGAAGGACGGCGAGCCGTTTCCCGACTTGCCCATCACGTGGTTGACGTCTATCGTTAGTCTGCAGCACATGGCGTAGAGAGCTTCCACGTTGCTAGCGTAACCGTTCAGCAGGTACGCGGATCCCTTCCTTGAAAGCGCCGTGAATATCTTGTCTGTGAGTTCTCCCCACCTTCTGCCGTTCCAGTCGAAGTTCTTCGTGAGCATTATGGTGGGTATCGGGAAAGTGAACGGCTGTCCAGCGGCATCTCCCTCCGCGTAGAGCTCGAAGAGGGCCTCGTCCACGGCGAGGGCTTTCTCTATGTAGTCGCCGAGACTTCCGGCCTTCTTCCCGGCCACTATGGCTTCCCCTTCAAGCATATCCTTGCTGGTATCCATGACCAGCGTGATGTTTGTGAACGGGCTTTGATACCCGGCGCGGGCTGGGTAATTCAGCTCGAAGAGCATACCTTGCAGAGTCTGCTTTATCCTCTCCTTGGAGAGCCCGTCGCCCTCCGCGAAGGGCGCCACGAATAGGTCGAAGGCGCTCACCGCTTGTGCTCCCGTCCACTCTTGCGCACCCATGAAGAAGAAGTTCACCAGGTGTGCCACAGCGGTGTCAAAGTGCCTGGCAGGGGCAGAGATTATAGTCGGAGTCTTAAGGCCAAGCTGGAGTATCTTTTTGTAGCTCCACCCGGCGCAGTAGGGAATCCAAAGGCTGTCCGGCAGTTTATGTATATGGATGTCTCCTCTATAGTGTTGCTCAATGGCGAGAGGCGGAAGGTATTCGGAGAGGACTTCCTTAGACTTCACGAGCTTTTCAAATAAGTAATTCCTAAAGTTACTGTAGCTGACGTTGTGGTTAGCATTTTCATTCCTCTCCCAGTCTATACCAGCGAGGTACGACTCTTCTAGATCTCTAACCAGGGATTTCTTTTGCTGCACAATCTCCGTCATCGAGGTCTAAGGCGAGAGTCTTTTCCGCGCGATATTACAGAGGGGGAAATGTTCGTAAAACTTTATACTGGTTGTAAAAACACGATATTTTAATGAAACATTTCAAACTTTTACAAATTTTCCTCATTGACCTTTACGCGAATATATCACATGAACCAAGCGGAGCTGGTACAACTGTTCTCGTTGTGCATACGCATCCTGTGCAGGGACGTTCCTTGGCACACCTTGACATTAATAATAAATCGCAGAAAAGAGATCGTAGACTTGTGGGAGAACTATGACAAGCGAAAGCCTTAAGCCCTTCTTTGACCCTAGAGGAGTAGTAGTTGTAGGCGCCTCCCGCGAAGAAGAGAAGCCAGGACATGTAATATTCAGAGTATTACTCGAAAACAGGAAGAAAGGATTGTTAAAGGCGCCTGTCTACGGCGTTAACCCTAAAGCCGACTACATCCTTGGAGAAAAAGTATTCCCCAGCGTCAAGGACATACCCGGAGAGGTCGATCTAGCAGTTATAGTGATTCCCGCCGAACACGTTAAAAGGGCGATCGAGGACCTAGGAGTAAAGGGTATTAAAGCGGCGATTATAATCTCTGCAGGCTTCAGCGAGATAGGTAGAAGTGACCTTGAGAGAGAGGTCGCTGAGACAGCTAAAAAGCACGGTATCAGGATTATAGGTCCCAACTGTATCGGCGTCTACTCTCCGTGGAGTGGTGTTGACACGATCTTTCTACCTTACACAAAGGTTCTCGAAGACGGAAGGGAAGTTCTGAACGCCCCTAGACCCTCAAAGGGTTTTGTAGCGCTAATATCGCAGAGCGGAGCCGTGGGTACAGCGGCACTCGACTATATGTACGGAGAAGGCATAGGGCTTTCCCACTTCGTGAGCATCGGGAACAAGGCAGACGTGGACGAGGTAGAGCTGGTAGAGTACCTAGGAGGCGATGACAGGACGAGGGTTATACTCCTCTACCTTGAAAACATAAAGAGGGGAAGAGAGTTCATCGAGGTTGCCGGGAAAGTTACCTTGAAGAAACCCGTGGTAGTCCTTAAGGCCGGAAGGACGTCGGCAGGACGCAGAGCAGCGGCATCCCACACAGCAGCCCTAGCCGGCGTAGACGAGGTGTACGATGCAGCGTTCAGGAGAAGCGGCGTTATCAGGGCTAACGATATAGAAGAACTCTTCGACTACGCCAAAGCGCTAGCTATGCAACCACCCGCACGTGGCGAAAGAATAGGGATAATCACGGACGGCGGGGGCGCCGGCGTAATGGCCACGGACATCGCCGAAATGCTCGGACTCAAAGTCCCAGAGTTACAGGGCAACGCAAGGAGAGAGCTCGAGGAGCTTAGAGAGAGGGGAATCTTCCCGAGGTACGCCCAGCTATCTAACCCCGTTGACCTCACGGGTTCTGCTACGAGCGAGATGTTCGTCGAGGCTACCCGGATACTGCTTGAATCGGACGAAGTTGACGCCGTTGTAGTACTTGCGCTTCACCAAGTACCGGGTATCCCCGACCCCGTTAAGCTTGCACGCGAGATTTCACGCCTTGCGGCAGGCTACGCTAAGCCCGTCGTCGCGGTGGACACGGGGTGGAGCGAGGCGGCTATACTGGAAAGAAAGGAGTTCGACTCTATGGGTGTTCCGTCTTACCCGACGCCGGAAAGAGCAGTCAAATCGCTAAGCGCGCTGGTCAGATACGGCAAGTACTTGTCTTCTCGCGGAGCGCTCGGGCGTTATCTGCAGGAGTATTTGGACTTTAAACGAAAGAACATTTTGCAAATGCATAAAAATAATTCTACATAATACAAACAGTAGTGCTTTTATAGTCGTTCCCTATTAGTTACGCCGAGCGCACGTGTTGGTACCAGAGAAAGTTGCTAGGTTCAGGGTGGCGGCGCCCGCTGAATACGAGGTAGCGTTGCTGGATGCATTAGCCAGCATAGGCGAAGTTCACCTAGAGCCAAGCCTTGGTGGTGAGAGAAGCGCACTGCCCTCGCTGTACGTGGACGTTCTAGAGGGAAGAGTTAACTACGCGAACTTAAACGTGGAGGAGGCTCTCGAGGTTACCAGGAGAATTCTAAGGGAGGGAGACCCTCTTCTCTCGAAACTCGAAGGCAAAGTCGCAGAGCTGAGAAATATAGAGGAAATGCGCGTAGTTGTGGAAAGGCTGGACGGCATGGGGATTTCTCCCGACAGACTCGGAAGGGAGTCGCTCGGAATAGTAACGGACTACGTCTTCGTATCCGACGAAAACGTCACAGACGCTGTACATGAGTTCCTGAGAGCAGGCGCGATCGTTAGGAGGAGTAGAGTGTCCCACGCTAAGCACATACTAGTCTTAATCTATGGCTCTGACAAAGCGAGCAGTGTTAACGCGTTGAAGGCTAAGTATGGCTTGCAGATAGCCTTACCTTCGTGGTTCTTCGATAAAACGGAGTCTGTTCTGAGGAGACTCGAGGAAGAGGAAACAAGGATCAGGAAGGAGATAATAGACATTATAATCGAGGTCTCCAGCGTTCTTAGAGACGCGTTCGAATTCGAGCACGCAACGCGCCTAGAGATAGTTTCAAACGCGCTAAGAGCAATTGAGAACTCTGAAAAGCAGGTAGACAAGCTCGAAAAAATATTCTACGACACGTTGGGCTTGCTACTCGGGTACCGTTTCTGCTTGGAAAAGAAAATGTTGCTTGCTAAGTACGGTGTGAAGAAAGCTATCTGCGAGCTTTCGCGTAAAATACTGATCGATGAACCAGTAGAGCCCGGAGAGTTCGAAAAACTCCTCTCATCGCTGTTCTCCCAGGAAGAGGCGGCGGCACAGAGGATGGAGCTTGAAAAGCTCAACAGGCTTCTCGTTATACGAAAACTACTGAGATCCACCATGCTCTCCGGTAGCTCTGGGAAAGCGTTCGTGGTATCCGCCGGGGATAAAAAGCTGGAGGAAGCTATCGCCTCCGCCCCGGAGATCTATGGTGCTAAGGTTGTGGGAGAACTCCGTGAAAGAGGAGTCATAGCAGTTGTATTCGAGGTCGCAGAAACCCTGGAAGAGGCTTACGCCAACTTCCTACGCGATAAATTCAGGGCAAGCGTCGTCGAAATCTCAGACCCAAGCAAGGAGCTGGAAGAAGCTCTGGCAAAGCTGGAAAGAAGCATCTTCTCGGCGAAGAACAGTATCCTTTCCAGCATCATTTCGAAAAGCCTAAGGAAGTTCAAAGTCGACGTGAAGAAGGTACTGGAGGAACTTGGAGAGCAAGAACTCCGCGAAGTATACAGCTATATAGCGAAAATGAGGAGGGGGGTCGAGCAGAAAAGCA encodes:
- a CDS encoding DEAD/DEAH box helicase gives rise to the protein MLNSEEILQKLGYRYYAFREPPSEPETADVSFADILGVEKASGRLAALLGRKLYKHQVEAFKALSEGKNVVLKAGTGSGKTEAWFLYVVKSKKRALAVYPTLALASDQLARLKDYSQSLGVRVSQIDATSKSEMFEKGLKSSGIRSALSESDIVVTNPAFLLMDLKRLATKPSTCTLFSFFQQLDLLVLDEIDFYSPRELALLVSIMKILSELRPTLQFAVLTAGLSNPSEFCDIMRGMNGRECAVVEGKPFKRENRYILVLGKNLDKLWEFAREHYEELLNAGAGEDIRKALEDFDYFQRNLYKVLEALRAVGVDPPSPSVDPVEILENYLYDDGVTIVFTGSINKAEEVYRKLRHRVGEELAGRVAVHHHLVAKSKRREVEEKIREGAVRVVLSPRTLSQGIDIGNVVRVVHLGLPEEVREFYQKEGRKGRRLEQEFTESVIIPHTRWDRELLSRGVDLFVKWVNAPLEVTLVNKDNKYSLLFYLIFKLKSGRSLSKEEAEFLEGLGLLENGELTKKGEQAWYYINFYEYAPPFGVKRVYRDESGEKYLEDVSFSDLVEKFQVGCFDYTSDGLVTGILLGGSRGRAVRRIEVSPIRESVLYAHDAIAYALEEYKKTKLQWGEKPSLYSDYMKGSVRSEAISNVIPPTGGFGMYIKLPYKVVWHVESERGSLLSLSGKTFIYRRKRTIEVPGFVAGRYSDFTYGELYELNPGDELKNIRLGAAFLSVFLRERYNMPLHTFSFSFSALGGRKTVVIWEEECAGFIEKMDWFKVYREIDDYKPSELAEIYLLLRDEEAYSEWLSFSGDWEVAKAFTKRLLEYVLQKRRIKVVFYGEEMFVPKPGRHLKLVALDTLLVPIREGGEVSKAYVGIFDGDESAVSVFTKEFYKVSGPGDELNNKLMNLVNDGFRVLIYDLDRVRGELHAAGLTYHAATLAGLLQLGAVIDVKKVVEEKTGLQLPLSTAKQLLSKDALSSLGIEKTVDLGDLELELAGFYSRLRTPGRSPKRLPSMKFLDEASRRFIDENVRVIYLLWLIFNSQAGQKALEKMMQVRE
- a CDS encoding VTT domain-containing protein, translating into MHPLLAWLLSIARGVGGYLGIFVISILGNLIPFIPIPYLVAVYLYAAYVPGSNPFLVGVVSGVGAGVGKLLVYLFSRGGARLFMSQESRERFEKIGKMLGNYGAIAVFLFAVTPSPDDAIIIPLGMMGYHPLKFFAAVTAGKIIISIATAFAGKAVFQLAGENFLESLATSIALFVVVMLLIYLLDWEAILSDLGSKGARGFLEDLRREGFSKYMKYRTSAR
- a CDS encoding metallophosphoesterase; the encoded protein is MNLPEDVEILGRKYKLSLTPEELKRLLEESKKVLSSDPPLVEVKGKRVLFVGDTHGDVESTINAFREAADVYVFLGDYVDRGRYQLENIVLLLQVKRDNRERIVLLRGNHETRSMNMVYGFLRVVITRYGERMYDLFEEVFSQMSYGALVNREVLAVHGGIPKGLSRVEEIQSLKKEQEPSDPRTFQLLWNDPDEGITGFEPSPRGEGIYLFGEDVARRFLDENGLKLLVRGHEPVQEGVKFLFGERVATVFSCRYYGITPTALLLDGEERRRIRLDEGKR
- a CDS encoding anaerobic ribonucleoside triphosphate reductase, encoding MTEIVQQKKSLVRDLEESYLAGIDWERNENANHNVSYSNFRNYLFEKLVKSKEVLSEYLPPLAIEQHYRGDIHIHKLPDSLWIPYCAGWSYKKILQLGLKTPTIISAPARHFDTAVAHLVNFFFMGAQEWTGAQAVSAFDLFVAPFAEGDGLSKERIKQTLQGMLFELNYPARAGYQSPFTNITLVMDTSKDMLEGEAIVAGKKAGSLGDYIEKALAVDEALFELYAEGDAAGQPFTFPIPTIMLTKNFDWNGRRWGELTDKIFTALSRKGSAYLLNGYASNVEALYAMCCRLTIDVNHVMGKSGNGSPSFSLKLSRADEEDAFEKFMKSRENSRTYGIWALPDATGSIGVVTLNLPRLAALSKGEWPLFEELLDSLLKNARDVLLTWRKRYEKTLAAGLMPLTKTYLGHFNHHFNTIGVIGLPEAAANFMRNPKVWFEGGVGELQEAVEIEKKMVSLIRERASELEERDGYLYNVEEIPGESTGYKLALADLQLFKEEHARGEVLIPSDGKAPFYSNSVVPYYADVPMYQRAIWEGYVQQEFTGGVMMHLFLHEQPDPKALRNLVYRIATNTKVVYFSITPTITVCRKCGRSTTGYLDGCPHCGSSEVEHWSRIVGYYRPVSNWNPGKKAEFKLRVTY
- a CDS encoding acetate--CoA ligase family protein; the protein is MTSESLKPFFDPRGVVVVGASREEEKPGHVIFRVLLENRKKGLLKAPVYGVNPKADYILGEKVFPSVKDIPGEVDLAVIVIPAEHVKRAIEDLGVKGIKAAIIISAGFSEIGRSDLEREVAETAKKHGIRIIGPNCIGVYSPWSGVDTIFLPYTKVLEDGREVLNAPRPSKGFVALISQSGAVGTAALDYMYGEGIGLSHFVSIGNKADVDEVELVEYLGGDDRTRVILLYLENIKRGREFIEVAGKVTLKKPVVVLKAGRTSAGRRAAASHTAALAGVDEVYDAAFRRSGVIRANDIEELFDYAKALAMQPPARGERIGIITDGGGAGVMATDIAEMLGLKVPELQGNARRELEELRERGIFPRYAQLSNPVDLTGSATSEMFVEATRILLESDEVDAVVVLALHQVPGIPDPVKLAREISRLAAGYAKPVVAVDTGWSEAAILERKEFDSMGVPSYPTPERAVKSLSALVRYGKYLSSRGALGRYLQEYLDFKRKNILQMHKNNST
- a CDS encoding V-type ATPase 116kDa subunit family protein, with protein sequence MLVPEKVARFRVAAPAEYEVALLDALASIGEVHLEPSLGGERSALPSLYVDVLEGRVNYANLNVEEALEVTRRILREGDPLLSKLEGKVAELRNIEEMRVVVERLDGMGISPDRLGRESLGIVTDYVFVSDENVTDAVHEFLRAGAIVRRSRVSHAKHILVLIYGSDKASSVNALKAKYGLQIALPSWFFDKTESVLRRLEEEETRIRKEIIDIIIEVSSVLRDAFEFEHATRLEIVSNALRAIENSEKQVDKLEKIFYDTLGLLLGYRFCLEKKMLLAKYGVKKAICELSRKILIDEPVEPGEFEKLLSSLFSQEEAAAQRMELEKLNRLLVIRKLLRSTMLSGSSGKAFVVSAGDKKLEEAIASAPEIYGAKVVGELRERGVIAVVFEVAETLEEAYANFLRDKFRASVVEISDPSKELEEALAKLERSIFSAKNSILSSIISKSLRKFKVDVKKVLEELGEQELREVYSYIAKMRRGVEQKSIPEGDRFVYLKTLIGLADETSEEILHLEEELNVAKSLPSEALADSIRKLETSLVSVSRRLAEILSYKAVTEAMYRAHPLLSEVRIFRSRRIVVVEGYVPVKYVGLLEDSLRGKVPRLLYFKYSEVPRSAGAPTYIERRGLKKYLYSLTSMRGTPAYWEIDPTLIFTAMFVVMYGMMFGDIGQGLVLSAFGAWLLKTKYRLLGITSEGAATLGALSLMAGISSMVFGAVYGFMFFLKPLAHPIIAPIHDIYEIIAVALWFGVAQLVVAMALNMVNLWRMGDNIGAVFSGMGGLGLLFYLSGVVVAYNLATTGFNLAVLSSPSLTPFLLAILASILGVLGYGLYESIHGGEKEKIMHAVSEVIEMIIALPANSLSYIRLAAFAMAHEAFGILAENLTPSVGEIASYAVANLLVLGIEGLAVGIQAMRLTYYEFSTKFFKGVGVEFKPISTRIRFVTESSQ